The Algoriphagus halophilus genome window below encodes:
- a CDS encoding condensation domain-containing protein: MNFKQSYVRNLSEIEQAFTFSNESFPLSVVCALHLTSGPDSKSLKVALQQLQARHVLLRSGIVKKNGGFYFQLLNPNSPIDLSLINRTDEDTWRGVTENALNTTFDLAGPLMKCWFLPSPEKAKCELIVCFHHAIIDGISARLLLHELLSLAGGLSLPESSEVPTISKFPPSFQKWNLAKRLVRFLGRQMKDEWRYKNKGVKAPIPSNSTNAILSFKLSPEVSRKLSVRIGREGLSLNSVLLAAIVQKVYHHRHFDKGNRLVRVISFADLRSSMLPPVPEQELGCNISMLRLSIPISPQQSVLLLATNIRNNIYKASRQGDVFIMSKMSKYVIKMVLKLKNMRLGVAALSFIGKLDLESNYGSIQLHNVNAFISNNPLGPEFSAFGKILFGSISLDFNYLTAEMEAHQAEKIMEEIKENLEEIANAPYK, encoded by the coding sequence ATGAATTTTAAGCAATCCTACGTCAGAAACCTTAGCGAAATTGAACAAGCATTCACCTTCTCTAATGAATCATTTCCTTTGTCTGTCGTATGTGCTCTTCATTTAACATCAGGACCAGACTCCAAATCACTAAAAGTAGCGTTACAGCAACTGCAAGCTCGACACGTATTACTCCGGTCTGGAATAGTGAAGAAAAACGGTGGATTCTACTTTCAATTATTAAACCCTAATTCACCTATAGATCTTAGTTTGATTAATCGAACTGATGAAGATACATGGCGAGGAGTCACAGAAAATGCGTTGAACACGACCTTTGACCTAGCTGGGCCATTAATGAAATGCTGGTTTCTTCCAAGCCCTGAAAAAGCTAAATGTGAATTGATTGTTTGTTTTCATCACGCCATCATCGATGGGATTTCAGCACGATTGCTCCTGCACGAATTGCTTAGCCTTGCGGGAGGACTATCACTTCCGGAGTCCTCGGAGGTTCCTACGATTTCAAAGTTTCCTCCTTCTTTTCAAAAATGGAATTTGGCTAAACGACTAGTGAGATTTTTGGGAAGGCAAATGAAGGATGAATGGAGGTATAAAAATAAAGGAGTGAAAGCACCGATTCCCAGTAATTCTACTAATGCCATCTTAAGCTTCAAATTGTCACCAGAAGTTTCCAGAAAATTAAGTGTCAGAATCGGTCGGGAAGGACTTAGCCTAAACAGTGTGCTTTTGGCTGCAATAGTCCAGAAAGTATATCATCATAGACATTTTGACAAAGGAAATCGCCTGGTCAGAGTGATTAGCTTTGCAGATCTACGTTCGTCTATGCTTCCTCCTGTTCCTGAACAAGAGTTGGGTTGTAATATTTCTATGCTGCGATTGAGTATTCCAATTTCACCTCAACAGTCTGTTCTTTTATTGGCCACAAATATTCGCAACAACATTTATAAGGCAAGTAGGCAAGGTGATGTGTTTATAATGTCAAAAATGAGCAAATATGTTATCAAGATGGTGTTGAAGCTAAAAAATATGCGACTTGGTGTAGCAGCACTCAGCTTTATAGGGAAGTTGGATTTGGAATCAAATTATGGCTCGATTCAATTACATAATGTAAATGCTTTTATCTCAAATAACCCTTTGGGGCCCGAATTTTCCGCCTTTGGAAAAATCTTGTTTGGCTCTATCAGCCTAGATTTTAACTATTTGACTGCTGAAATGGAAGCCCACCAAGCAGAAAAAATAATGGAGGAAATCAAAGAAAACCTTGAAGAGATTGCAAATGCTCCTTATAAATAG
- a CDS encoding DUF5060 domain-containing protein: MKYIFKVFLFFPLLSILFLQSCDDSEPISEKLDTTTVHIQWHTLTLSFKGPESSELAQENPFLNYRLSVEFKNEETQYTIRGFYAADGNASETSSDAGPIWKVRFTPDKIGTWSYSAKLFKGDSIALNDDPSSGELVSISNAKGNFQVTKSDKEGNDFRAHGRIEASNGYFKFTGTDKYWIKAGTNSPENLLAYIDFDDTYRIKAEAREGEAATSGEIHTYEPHLKDWKTGDPTWQNGKGKSLIGGINYLASKGMNAAYFLTLNILGDGKDVWPYVAPDDFTRFDVSKLDQWEILFEHMQSKGILLHMVIQETENETMLDGGDTGPLRQLYLYELIARFGHHNALIWNLGEENGLAPWVTTGAQTDAQRKATATFIKKNDPYLHPVVNHTLPTEELRATVLDSLLGFPHVDGISLQQDERKNAPEVVQDLKERSKNAGHEWLVTMDEIGMWFDGAKTDAEDPNHTTLRRYALWGTLLSGGAGVEWYFGAQHPHTDLTSEDWRQRDRLWEITYYAKTFFNTYLPYWEMHPEHSLINSKDAYCLSKKNEVYAIYLPNSKTYTIDLSSANGSFTVQWFNPLTGDQLQIGSVNKIDGGQIRSLGNPPKTETSAPDQDWVVLIKRSN, encoded by the coding sequence ATGAAGTATATTTTTAAAGTATTTCTTTTTTTTCCACTCCTCAGTATACTGTTTCTTCAAAGCTGTGACGATTCAGAACCAATATCAGAAAAATTAGATACCACAACAGTCCACATTCAGTGGCACACCCTAACACTTTCCTTCAAAGGGCCAGAATCATCTGAATTGGCTCAGGAAAATCCATTTTTAAACTATCGATTGAGTGTTGAATTTAAAAACGAAGAAACCCAATATACGATCCGTGGATTTTATGCCGCTGACGGAAATGCTTCTGAAACGAGTTCAGACGCAGGTCCTATCTGGAAAGTTCGTTTTACTCCCGATAAAATAGGGACCTGGTCATACTCGGCAAAATTATTCAAGGGAGATAGCATTGCATTAAACGATGATCCAAGTAGTGGCGAATTGGTTTCTATCTCGAATGCCAAAGGCAATTTCCAAGTGACCAAATCAGATAAAGAAGGAAATGATTTTCGAGCTCATGGACGAATAGAAGCCTCTAATGGGTACTTTAAATTTACCGGCACTGATAAATATTGGATTAAAGCCGGTACAAATAGTCCTGAAAACTTATTGGCTTACATTGATTTTGATGATACATATCGTATCAAAGCGGAAGCAAGAGAGGGAGAAGCTGCTACCTCGGGCGAAATTCATACCTATGAGCCACACCTGAAAGATTGGAAAACTGGAGACCCCACATGGCAAAATGGGAAAGGAAAATCATTGATCGGCGGCATCAATTATTTAGCGTCAAAAGGCATGAATGCAGCCTATTTCTTGACTCTAAACATTTTAGGTGATGGCAAAGATGTATGGCCTTATGTGGCCCCAGATGATTTTACCCGATTTGATGTGAGTAAATTAGATCAATGGGAGATCCTATTTGAACACATGCAATCAAAAGGGATACTATTACATATGGTGATCCAAGAGACTGAAAACGAAACCATGTTAGACGGTGGTGATACAGGTCCTTTACGTCAGCTATACCTTTATGAATTGATTGCCCGGTTTGGACATCACAATGCTTTAATTTGGAATTTGGGAGAGGAAAATGGACTTGCACCATGGGTTACAACCGGAGCTCAAACGGATGCACAGCGGAAGGCCACAGCAACATTTATTAAAAAGAATGACCCTTATCTTCACCCAGTAGTAAACCATACATTACCTACCGAAGAGTTAAGAGCTACAGTTTTAGACAGTCTACTTGGATTTCCTCATGTGGACGGGATTTCATTACAACAAGACGAGCGGAAGAATGCACCAGAGGTGGTACAAGATCTTAAAGAAAGGTCTAAAAATGCCGGACATGAGTGGCTAGTCACAATGGATGAAATTGGGATGTGGTTTGACGGTGCCAAAACTGATGCAGAAGATCCTAATCATACGACACTTCGACGCTATGCACTTTGGGGAACTTTACTATCAGGAGGAGCTGGCGTAGAATGGTATTTTGGGGCTCAACACCCACACACCGATCTAACCTCCGAAGACTGGCGGCAGCGAGACCGACTCTGGGAAATCACCTATTATGCGAAGACGTTTTTTAACACCTACCTGCCGTATTGGGAAATGCATCCTGAGCATAGTTTGATAAACTCGAAAGATGCCTATTGCCTGAGCAAAAAGAATGAAGTTTATGCTATCTATTTACCAAACTCCAAGACCTATACGATTGATTTAAGTAGCGCAAATGGAAGCTTTACCGTACAATGGTTTAATCCATTAACAGGAGATCAATTACAAATCGGTTCGGTGAATAAAATTGACGGAGGTCAAATTCGGTCATTAGGAAATCCTCCTAAAACTGAGACTTCGGCCCCTGATCAAGATTGGGTCGTATTGATCAAGCGGTCCAATTAA
- a CDS encoding DUF6090 family protein, whose protein sequence is MFPFDQAMINFFRKLRQDLVEKNKMGKYLKYALGEITLVVIGILIALGINNWNEKENNINQANKHLETIRLNLKDDIVQAEKLLAETQTTVDYSNIFLDQFKTLKPIDRNIQMYIIYLMFERNIEVNDSGLTALLNSNSMSFVDEDLQVKIFNYYRHIEQLKSREINANSEIKTMYEPYVKENFYWIYNKTNPWHRQADVYKNDPRPIENIDGKLKNVIEDKRFEIMVNHRRYQTLILSDFYIQTIELAQEIISEIKK, encoded by the coding sequence GTGTTTCCTTTCGACCAAGCAATGATAAATTTCTTTAGAAAATTACGCCAGGACCTGGTGGAGAAAAACAAAATGGGAAAATATTTGAAATATGCTTTGGGAGAAATAACCCTAGTGGTGATCGGAATATTGATTGCATTAGGAATTAATAACTGGAATGAAAAAGAAAATAATATAAATCAAGCGAATAAACATTTAGAAACAATTCGCCTAAACCTAAAAGATGATATAGTACAAGCGGAAAAACTACTGGCTGAAACGCAAACCACTGTTGACTATTCAAATATCTTTTTAGACCAATTCAAGACACTAAAACCAATTGACAGAAATATTCAGATGTATATTATCTATCTGATGTTCGAACGGAATATTGAAGTTAATGATAGCGGGTTAACGGCACTATTAAATTCGAATAGTATGTCATTTGTAGATGAAGATTTACAAGTCAAAATATTCAATTATTACAGGCATATCGAACAATTAAAAAGTAGAGAAATAAATGCCAATTCAGAAATTAAAACAATGTATGAGCCCTATGTAAAAGAAAATTTTTATTGGATTTACAATAAAACAAATCCTTGGCACAGGCAAGCTGATGTGTATAAAAATGACCCAAGGCCTATAGAAAATATTGACGGAAAATTAAAAAATGTAATAGAAGATAAGAGATTTGAAATAATGGTGAATCACAGGAGATACCAAACATTAATATTATCTGATTTCTATATTCAAACTATTGAACTAGCTCAGGAAATAATTTCCGAGATTAAAAAATAG
- a CDS encoding response regulator transcription factor — protein MKRNLFLFGLLFLVFSNFCFGQYSISGYLDTPTKNKRVYLSLLRFNEQNTIYTEQVLMSTLTDSLGYFSFEGKLLSDKYALYRIHARVDESGPILQMRDEGVYKNFQNFVFSNKDTIVFRKNTRSWFSSYTTTNPIDIELQEFNSYTLQLNRELSSVTDPKLQDQSSYQMLSELKSYADSNEVHPLVTLVLLSNVEDRVLKDDLESNPEFYEKLQDSLNVYYNNTSYANQLDELFIDLSKTETQEELEFYRLLAFVLGAISFILGIGVVFLLVKLKQKKNVGLPQENINLTNQEERISELIIQDKSNKEIADELFISLSTVKTHIRNIYAKLEVANRQEFVDKLKNYSKD, from the coding sequence ATGAAGCGTAACTTATTCCTTTTCGGACTTCTATTCTTAGTTTTTAGCAATTTCTGTTTTGGGCAGTATTCTATTTCAGGATATCTGGATACTCCTACTAAAAACAAGAGGGTGTATTTAAGTCTGTTGAGGTTTAATGAACAAAATACAATTTATACGGAGCAAGTATTAATGTCTACTTTGACGGATAGCTTAGGTTATTTTTCTTTTGAGGGTAAATTGCTTTCCGATAAGTATGCACTTTACCGTATTCATGCTAGAGTTGATGAGAGTGGCCCCATATTACAAATGAGAGATGAAGGGGTATACAAGAACTTTCAGAATTTTGTATTTTCTAACAAGGATACCATCGTTTTTCGAAAAAATACTAGATCCTGGTTTTCCAGTTATACTACTACAAACCCTATTGATATTGAATTGCAAGAGTTCAATAGCTACACCCTTCAATTAAACAGGGAACTCTCTTCGGTAACGGACCCAAAACTACAAGATCAATCGTCTTATCAGATGCTATCTGAATTGAAGTCCTATGCCGATAGCAATGAGGTGCATCCTTTAGTGACTTTGGTTTTGCTTTCCAATGTTGAAGACCGTGTTCTGAAGGATGATCTTGAAAGCAACCCTGAGTTTTATGAAAAGCTCCAAGACAGCCTGAATGTCTATTACAATAATACCTCCTACGCAAACCAATTGGACGAATTATTTATTGATCTTTCTAAAACTGAAACACAAGAGGAATTGGAATTCTATAGACTACTGGCCTTTGTCCTGGGGGCTATTAGTTTTATTTTAGGTATAGGTGTGGTTTTTTTGTTAGTGAAATTAAAGCAAAAAAAGAACGTAGGGTTACCACAGGAAAACATCAATTTAACTAATCAAGAAGAACGTATTTCCGAACTCATTATTCAAGATAAAAGCAATAAAGAAATTGCAGACGAACTCTTCATTTCCTTAAGTACCGTAAAAACTCACATCAGAAATATTTACGCAAAGTTAGAAGTGGCGAATAGACAAGAATTTGTGGATAAGCTTAAAAACTATTCTAAGGATTAG
- a CDS encoding alpha/beta hydrolase-fold protein, whose protein sequence is MNRKIIVFALSMLFVGKAFAQENVTIKVIVPNKTDEVFITGNQESLGNWDPGVVKMDKVSDFEREITTAITYPAEFKFTKGKWENEGIINQLDNNPNQKLSDANSKNIFVVKGWANETIAESLGLGYSTKIFQSNYLGAERLVKIALPENYDPAKKYPVFYTTDAGWNMFTVAKNYISNLSLDEYRLMPESILVGIVHGTTNDRSNRNDDLDVYYKETGQKFKNFIFEELVPYINRTYSTSGFNVMIGHSNGAEYNHFLLLEEENPFRGFISLSTNFFAKDVRQEIGDLMKNYQGNNLYYFVANATTDSPDRIEAGNDYEEIYQENMNPNFQFKKQTYEANHNSVVPLALVDGIQFIFKDYRNVENYKNLASYRDHYLKDMKANYGIEEEYSIRDLESLLMDIIMGKKKEGLEEYLKFVEDNKLWQLPKMREPGGYDGVNKGNFYFFVEDYKKSAESYRQALDQMHTHTESVAYFGNFDKTVLAFKKIEDYEGLMNLLLDTKFYLNSDNELTPKSVESNLLYINYQIAKLASEHDINRKEGKKALAYCKDNYRENRIFTVEELEGLL, encoded by the coding sequence ATGAACCGAAAAATAATTGTATTCGCGCTATCAATGCTTTTTGTAGGGAAAGCATTTGCTCAAGAGAACGTAACCATCAAGGTCATTGTACCTAATAAAACCGATGAGGTTTTCATTACGGGTAACCAAGAATCTCTAGGAAACTGGGACCCAGGTGTTGTGAAAATGGATAAAGTATCAGATTTCGAGAGAGAAATCACAACAGCTATTACTTACCCTGCTGAGTTCAAATTCACCAAAGGAAAATGGGAAAATGAAGGGATTATTAATCAACTAGATAATAATCCGAATCAAAAATTATCTGATGCTAATTCCAAAAATATATTTGTCGTTAAGGGTTGGGCAAATGAAACTATTGCAGAGTCTTTAGGACTAGGATACAGCACTAAAATATTTCAATCCAACTATTTAGGAGCAGAGCGTTTAGTTAAAATTGCTTTACCTGAGAACTATGATCCTGCTAAAAAGTACCCTGTATTTTACACCACTGATGCTGGATGGAATATGTTTACAGTGGCCAAAAATTATATTTCTAATCTTTCTCTGGATGAATATAGGCTGATGCCTGAAAGTATTTTAGTGGGCATCGTTCATGGTACGACCAACGACCGCTCTAATAGAAATGACGACTTAGATGTTTATTACAAAGAAACTGGTCAAAAGTTTAAAAATTTCATTTTTGAGGAACTCGTCCCCTACATCAATAGGACATACAGCACTTCGGGTTTCAATGTGATGATCGGACATTCCAATGGGGCTGAGTACAATCACTTCCTTTTACTCGAGGAAGAAAACCCTTTCAGAGGATTTATATCGCTATCAACGAATTTCTTCGCCAAAGATGTCAGACAAGAAATAGGTGACCTCATGAAAAACTACCAGGGAAATAATCTTTATTATTTCGTGGCTAATGCAACAACAGATTCGCCAGATAGAATTGAAGCAGGAAATGATTATGAAGAAATTTATCAGGAAAATATGAATCCCAATTTCCAGTTCAAAAAGCAAACCTATGAGGCCAATCATAATTCAGTTGTACCTCTCGCATTAGTAGATGGGATTCAGTTTATTTTTAAAGATTACAGAAATGTAGAAAACTACAAGAATTTAGCTTCTTATCGAGACCATTATCTAAAAGATATGAAGGCTAATTATGGGATAGAAGAAGAGTATTCTATACGTGATTTAGAATCTTTATTGATGGATATTATAATGGGTAAGAAAAAAGAAGGGTTAGAAGAGTATTTAAAATTTGTTGAAGACAATAAATTATGGCAGCTCCCTAAAATGAGAGAACCAGGTGGGTATGATGGAGTAAACAAAGGGAATTTCTACTTCTTTGTAGAAGATTATAAGAAAAGTGCAGAAAGTTACAGACAGGCTTTAGATCAAATGCACACGCATACTGAATCTGTGGCATATTTTGGGAACTTTGATAAAACTGTATTAGCCTTTAAAAAAATAGAAGATTATGAAGGCTTAATGAATCTTTTGTTAGACACGAAGTTCTATTTAAACTCAGATAATGAACTTACGCCAAAGAGTGTAGAAAGCAATTTGTTGTATATCAATTATCAAATTGCTAAGCTAGCGAGTGAACATGATATTAACCGAAAAGAAGGTAAAAAAGCTCTAGCCTATTGTAAAGATAATTACAGGGAAAATAGAATCTTTACCGTAGAAGAACTTGAAGGATTACTATAG
- a CDS encoding MBL fold metallo-hydrolase: MLVNLKGVGEWGYSALIEVDGKKILFDTGAKPETVLQNAREMDIDLSDVEDVLLSHNHWDHIGGLLTLRQELKKQNPNALKRIHVGEGIFSKRVNSENTILAIREELEADGVEFYIYENQQELFPGVWITGPINRIHNERNWSGNGKIETASGLVEDTIPEDQSLVINTKNGLVLISGCGHAGLINTLDHIVANSEEEKVFAIIGGFHLFNASEEHLNWTASKLRDFGVSKIIGAHCTGINSLYTLRGLLELDRSDAVVGSVGDVFDLQNGIKAGPIAR, encoded by the coding sequence ATGTTAGTAAACTTAAAAGGTGTTGGGGAATGGGGATATTCGGCATTAATTGAAGTGGATGGAAAAAAAATACTTTTTGATACAGGGGCAAAACCTGAAACTGTTTTACAAAATGCGCGGGAAATGGACATTGATTTATCTGATGTAGAAGATGTTTTGCTCAGCCATAATCATTGGGATCACATTGGCGGTCTTCTTACCCTTAGACAGGAGTTGAAAAAACAAAACCCCAATGCTCTCAAAAGAATCCATGTAGGAGAGGGCATATTTAGTAAAAGGGTGAATTCCGAAAATACCATTTTGGCAATTCGAGAAGAATTAGAAGCCGATGGCGTGGAGTTTTACATTTATGAAAATCAACAGGAATTATTCCCAGGCGTATGGATAACAGGGCCTATAAACCGAATTCATAATGAGCGAAATTGGTCTGGAAATGGTAAAATAGAAACAGCCAGTGGGCTGGTAGAAGATACTATACCTGAAGATCAGTCTTTGGTGATAAACACAAAAAATGGACTTGTTCTGATTTCAGGGTGTGGGCATGCTGGTCTTATTAATACCCTTGATCATATTGTTGCAAATAGTGAAGAAGAAAAGGTGTTTGCGATTATTGGAGGATTTCATCTATTCAATGCCTCAGAAGAGCATTTGAACTGGACGGCAAGTAAACTTAGGGATTTTGGAGTTTCGAAAATAATTGGAGCCCACTGTACAGGTATTAATTCGCTATACACTTTAAGAGGATTATTAGAACTAGACCGTAGTGATGCTGTGGTTGGATCTGTAGGTGATGTTTTTGATTTACAAAATGGTATTAAAGCGGGGCCTATTGCAAGGTAA
- a CDS encoding nuclear transport factor 2 family protein, with protein MKFLGLSLIAILLYSCGQKEMNYEGIPSSGEDNYEEISLQDSLDIKNIITIQTKSGNFEEREKIWSEDGRWLQAFGRVFHGKDTIINFIKFLHANPGYAQSIAKNYSDPEIKFLRPDVVVVHQYHEREGQVINEVVTPTRRVNTTYIITKENGVWLLRDKVTMDERERPNI; from the coding sequence ATGAAATTCTTAGGATTATCTCTTATTGCAATTCTTTTGTATAGTTGTGGTCAAAAGGAAATGAACTACGAGGGTATTCCTAGTTCAGGTGAAGATAACTATGAGGAAATAAGTCTACAGGACAGCCTAGACATTAAAAATATAATCACTATTCAAACAAAGAGCGGGAATTTTGAGGAGCGTGAAAAAATATGGTCGGAAGACGGTCGTTGGTTACAGGCATTCGGTAGAGTTTTCCACGGAAAAGACACCATTATCAATTTCATCAAATTCCTCCATGCTAATCCCGGATATGCCCAATCGATCGCAAAGAACTATTCTGATCCAGAAATTAAGTTTTTAAGGCCTGATGTTGTAGTAGTTCACCAATATCATGAACGAGAAGGACAAGTCATAAATGAAGTGGTTACCCCAACAAGAAGAGTAAATACTACCTATATAATCACCAAAGAAAATGGAGTCTGGTTACTTCGGGACAAAGTAACAATGGATGAACGAGAACGCCCAAATATTTGA
- a CDS encoding GDCCVxC domain-containing (seleno)protein, giving the protein MNLILQSTITCPACGHEKEERMPTDACQYFYECENCKKILKPKQGDCCVYCSYGTVKCPPIQKGTNCCG; this is encoded by the coding sequence ATGAATCTTATTTTACAATCGACAATCACTTGCCCTGCTTGTGGACATGAAAAAGAAGAAAGGATGCCTACCGATGCATGTCAATACTTTTACGAATGTGAAAACTGTAAGAAAATTTTAAAACCTAAACAAGGTGACTGCTGTGTTTATTGCAGTTATGGAACAGTGAAATGTCCTCCGATTCAAAAAGGAACGAACTGCTGTGGATAA
- a CDS encoding LytR/AlgR family response regulator transcription factor gives MTKELKIEGSINFNKRYLFKYFPVVFGILSGFSVFYFLYFFEAYGIQKGLSYSGHSHLFRSISFGVLTFTYLTIFETWLKPKWAKGRWLNQTAWYVGLVMLGSHLIFILFNYFWNWQEWDLIGYGLIIKEFPLMMVLPLSFYLVLKAITKPKGIDADYLLFQSENGKDLLKVKLSDFMFANSSDNYITIFYLSHNQSKQHLIRKPLKVLEKELKTHIEIERAHRSYLVNRKNIQAVKQLKGKVHVEINGHSLPVSKQFQTHFLN, from the coding sequence GTGACCAAAGAATTGAAAATAGAAGGATCCATAAATTTTAACAAACGCTATTTATTCAAGTATTTTCCAGTTGTTTTCGGGATTCTTTCCGGCTTTTCGGTCTTCTATTTTCTGTATTTTTTTGAGGCCTATGGAATTCAAAAAGGGCTGTCATACTCAGGCCATTCCCATTTATTTCGAAGCATCAGTTTCGGTGTGTTGACTTTTACCTATCTCACAATATTCGAAACTTGGCTCAAGCCAAAATGGGCAAAGGGTCGCTGGCTGAATCAAACCGCCTGGTATGTAGGTTTGGTGATGTTGGGCAGCCATCTCATCTTTATCCTATTCAATTATTTCTGGAATTGGCAAGAGTGGGATCTAATAGGCTATGGATTGATTATTAAAGAATTCCCTTTGATGATGGTACTCCCTCTATCATTTTATTTGGTTCTAAAAGCCATAACCAAACCAAAAGGGATCGACGCGGATTATTTACTATTCCAATCTGAAAATGGCAAAGACCTCTTAAAGGTGAAGTTGAGTGATTTTATGTTTGCAAACTCTTCTGATAACTACATCACCATTTTTTATCTGTCTCATAACCAAAGCAAGCAGCACTTGATCCGAAAGCCCTTGAAGGTGCTGGAAAAAGAATTAAAAACCCATATAGAAATTGAGCGTGCCCACAGAAGTTATTTGGTCAATAGAAAGAATATTCAGGCTGTAAAGCAACTCAAAGGGAAAGTACATGTTGAAATAAATGGTCACAGTTTGCCTGTATCCAAACAGTTTCAAACACACTTTCTAAATTAA
- a CDS encoding serine hydrolase domain-containing protein → MKNILNLLFWGIFLSFTIGCQSKKEDGNVSSMPDRAQKIDSLIQAHFQQNQFHGGVVITEKGKTLYENYLGLADRTWGIPVANDTKFDIASVNKSMIAALVLKGVEEGKLSLEDKLVDLLSSFSYQGSFHPDITLHHLMSHSSGLPDYDGVAKELQEDFFLPFKRLRFTNEGYVDFISTLKSINSPGQQFYYSNFAYHLLAILLEEAYDMPFAELLKEKLTRPLGLKHTVSESQNEIIIPQLARAYNYQEQTGSWHENRFIDLSLGRRIFSTPSDLNRWAHVMDNPGWLSAKSLNLMQQNHQATIDQNFSYGYGWVVINEENKSRMVDLGITQPYIIHGGSTEGYKGMLININHGAYVISFLSNVGSKTNEIQLAKAIVNILIN, encoded by the coding sequence ATGAAGAACATTTTAAACCTGCTGTTTTGGGGAATATTCTTGAGCTTCACAATCGGCTGCCAATCAAAGAAAGAGGATGGCAACGTGTCTTCTATGCCGGATCGAGCTCAAAAAATAGACTCACTGATCCAGGCACATTTTCAACAGAATCAATTCCACGGGGGAGTAGTCATTACCGAAAAAGGAAAAACCCTCTACGAAAACTACCTGGGACTGGCAGATAGAACCTGGGGGATTCCTGTGGCGAATGACACCAAATTCGATATTGCTTCGGTCAACAAATCCATGATTGCTGCACTTGTTTTAAAAGGTGTAGAAGAAGGAAAGCTAAGCCTAGAGGATAAATTGGTGGATTTGTTATCTTCATTTTCTTATCAGGGAAGTTTTCACCCGGACATTACCCTCCATCACCTCATGAGTCACAGTTCGGGATTACCTGATTATGATGGCGTGGCCAAAGAATTACAGGAAGATTTCTTTTTGCCTTTTAAGCGTTTGCGTTTTACGAATGAGGGCTATGTTGATTTCATCAGTACCCTCAAGTCGATCAATAGCCCAGGTCAACAATTTTACTACAGCAATTTTGCCTATCACCTCCTTGCTATCCTCTTGGAAGAAGCTTATGATATGCCTTTTGCAGAACTGTTAAAGGAAAAACTGACTCGTCCTTTGGGACTAAAACATACAGTCTCTGAAAGTCAAAACGAAATCATCATCCCACAACTTGCCAGAGCATATAACTACCAAGAGCAGACAGGAAGCTGGCATGAGAATAGGTTCATTGACTTAAGCCTAGGAAGAAGAATATTTTCTACTCCCTCTGACCTAAACCGATGGGCCCATGTCATGGATAATCCGGGATGGTTATCTGCAAAATCCTTGAATTTGATGCAGCAAAACCACCAAGCTACCATAGACCAAAACTTTAGCTATGGTTACGGCTGGGTGGTCATAAACGAAGAAAACAAAAGTAGGATGGTCGATTTAGGAATAACTCAACCCTACATCATTCATGGGGGGAGTACGGAAGGGTACAAAGGCATGCTCATCAATATCAATCATGGAGCATATGTCATCAGCTTCCTAAGTAATGTGGGAAGCAAGACTAATGAAATCCAACTCGCAAAAGCAATTGTAAACATTCTAATAAACTAA